The sequence CGGCAGCGGAGAGGGTGCGGTTCGGGTTCGGCAACACCTGGGAGCATCGCGCGGCGGCGGCGCTGGCGATCATCGGATCGGCGCTCGCGAGTCGCCGGCGCCGTGGACCGACTCGCAACGGCGGCTCGTAGGGAGCGCCGACCTGCGGAACCAGGAGGCGCGGAGGCGCGCCGTCCGGATGTGGCGCGGCTGCGGGGTTTGTGGTATTGGATTGGTGCGTTCTGCCGCGCCGGCGGGGCGCCGGGGAGGGCGGTCGGCGCAGGGTCGGCGCGTCGGAGGTCGGTGCGGGCGCGCCCCGGGCGGCGCGGCCGGGAAGGACGGGAGGCAGGGAGCATGGCGGGTCGTCCCGCGGTCTTTCTCGACAGGGACGGTACCATCACGGTCGAGCGCGGGCACGTGACGCGGCCCGAGGACCTCGAGTTGCTCGCGGGCGCGGCCGAGGCGATCCGAGCCCTGAACGAGGCGGGTGTCCTCGCGGTGCTCGTCAGCAACCAGTCGGGCGTGGCGCGGGGGCTCATGACCGAAGACGATCTCTCGGTCGTTCACAGCAGACTCGAGGGCCTGCTGCATGAGCGCGGCGCGCGCCTGGACGCGGCGTACTACTGCCCGCACTTCCGCGGCGGCAGCGTGGAGCGATACACGCGGGATGAGTCGTGCAGGAAGCCCGCCGTCGGGATGGTCGAACGGGCGGCGAGGGAGCACGGGATCGACCTCTCGGCAAGCTACGTGATCGGCGACGCCCTGACGGACATCGCACTGGCGCAGCGCGCCGGGATGCTCGGCGTGCTCGTGCTGACGGGCAAGGGCGAGACGGAGCTGCGCGCGGCAGGCGAGCGCGGGATCGTCGTGGAGCGCACCGCCGGAGATCTGCGCGCGGCCGTGGAGTGGGCGCTCGCGGACTTTCGGGCGAGGAGGGATGGAGGCGCGCATGCCGGCTGAGAGCCGCCGGAGCGCGGCGGTCATCCGCGCGGTGCTCTGCGTCACCGCCGTCCTTGCGGCGCTGCTCCGGCACGTGCCGACCCGAGTCCCCGACGCGCTGGCATCCCCATACTCAGCGATCGGGCCGTCCGGCCAGGTCGCGGAGCCGCCGTTCGGAGCGGGGGAGAGGCTCACCTTCGAGATCAAGTACGGCTTCGTCACCGCCGGCACGGCCGTCATGAGCATCCCCTCGATCGTGAGGGAGCGCGGCCATCCGTGCTACCACATCGTGTCGATCGCCGAGTCGAATCCCGTCTTCGCGGCGTTCTTCACCGTCCGCGATGTGGCCGAGTCGTTCCTCGACGTCAGGCGGCTCGTGCCGCTCCGGTTCCAGAAGCAGATCAGGGAGGGCGACTTCCGTTCGGAAGACCAGGTGATCTTCGACCGAGACAGGCAGGTCGCGCTCTACCCCAGAAAGGGCCACGTCGTCCCCCTGTCGTACGAGGCGCAGGACATCCTCTCGTCGCTCTACTACGTCCGCATGATGGACCTCCGGGTCGGGAGGTCCGTGTACATCGAGAACCACGCGGACAGGAAGAACTACCCGCTCGAGATCCGCGTGCTGCGGGAGGAGCGCGTGAAGGTGCCGGCGGGCGCTTTCGACTGCATCGTCGTCGAGCCCGTCATGCGGACGACGGGCCTGTTCCGCCACAAGGGCAAGCTCACGGTGTGGCTCACGAAGGACCCCTTGCACGTCCCCGTGCTGATGAAGAGCAAGGTCGCGATCGGGTCCATCTCGGCCGTGCTCACGAAACTGGAGCCCGCCGTCGGTCGGCGGGTCGCGGGGTAGGAGGTCGCATGTCGTCTCGCTTCCGTGAGGTGGACCTGCGCAAGCTCAGGGTGGTGTCGATCGAGGAACGGGGTGGCACCGTCACCGTGGACCGCTTCGCGACGCCGCACGCCGTTGAGGCGGCCGTGGACGGGTTCCTGGAGAGCGTGCCCGACCTCTTCGCCGGGCGCGAGTTCCGGCAGGTGGCGGCCGCGGTCGTGAACGCGGCGCGGGCGAGACGGCCCGTCGTCGTGATGTTCGGCGCGCACTTCGTGAAGTGCGGGCTCTCGAGGCTGCTCATCGACCTCATGGAGCGCGGCGTCGTCACGGCGCTCGCCACGAACGGGGCGGGCGCCATCCACGACGCCGAGATCGCCATGTGGGGGAAGACGTCCGAAGACGTCCGAGATGGGCTCACCTCGGGGCTCTTTGGCGCGTGCCGCGAGACGGCCGAGCTCCTGAACGGAGCGGTCGCCCGCGGGAGTCGGGAGGGCCGGGGGTTCGGCGAGAGCGTCGGCTCGCGGCTCGCGGACGCCGGCACGCCGCATCGGGACGCGAGCATCGCGGCGCGCGCGCACGAGCTGGGCATTCCGTTGACGGTGCACGTGGCGCTCGGCACGGACATCGTCCACGAGCACGCGTCGGCCGACGGCGCGGCGATCGGGGAGACCAGCCTCAGGGACTTCCGGATCCTCGCGGACGTGGTGTGCGGTCTGGACGGCGGGGTCGTGCTGAACGTCGGGTCGGCGGTCGTGCTTCCCGAGGTCTTCCTCAAGGCGCTCGCCGTCGCCCGCAACCTCGGCCGCGCGCGCGGCCCGTTCACCACGGTGAGCCTCGATATGAACGAGCCGTACAGGGCGGGCGAGAACGTCGTGCGGAGACCGACAGCGGAACTTGGTATGGGTATTGCACTTAGAGGGCATCACGAGATCCTCTTCCCGGCGCTCTGGTGCGCGATCGTGCGCGGGCTGGGCGGAGGCGCCCGGGATGGTCGTTGACAGAGGAGACACTTTGTGATAGACTATCATT is a genomic window of Candidatus Effluviviaceae Genus I sp. containing:
- a CDS encoding HAD family hydrolase, producing MAGRPAVFLDRDGTITVERGHVTRPEDLELLAGAAEAIRALNEAGVLAVLVSNQSGVARGLMTEDDLSVVHSRLEGLLHERGARLDAAYYCPHFRGGSVERYTRDESCRKPAVGMVERAAREHGIDLSASYVIGDALTDIALAQRAGMLGVLVLTGKGETELRAAGERGIVVERTAGDLRAAVEWALADFRARRDGGAHAG
- a CDS encoding DUF3108 domain-containing protein, translating into MPAESRRSAAVIRAVLCVTAVLAALLRHVPTRVPDALASPYSAIGPSGQVAEPPFGAGERLTFEIKYGFVTAGTAVMSIPSIVRERGHPCYHIVSIAESNPVFAAFFTVRDVAESFLDVRRLVPLRFQKQIREGDFRSEDQVIFDRDRQVALYPRKGHVVPLSYEAQDILSSLYYVRMMDLRVGRSVYIENHADRKNYPLEIRVLREERVKVPAGAFDCIVVEPVMRTTGLFRHKGKLTVWLTKDPLHVPVLMKSKVAIGSISAVLTKLEPAVGRRVAG